TACTTCCGGATCAACACGGTGACCGTCGCGCTGCCCTCTCTCCGCGAGCGCTCGGGCGACATCCCCCTGCTGGCCAAGTCCTTCCTCGAGCGGTTCCGCATCAAGCACAGCCGGGAGGTGGAGGGTATCGACCCCGAGGCCTACCGCCGGCTGCTCTCCTATTCGTGGCCCGGTAACATCCGAGAGCTGGAGCACGCCATCGAGCGCGCGGTGCTGGTGGCCCGGGGGAAGGAGATCGCGCTCAGCGACCTGCCCGAGCCACTTCAGGCCGACCCGTCCCCGGGTGGATCCGCGCCCCCGCCGGGCTCGCTGGAGGAGATCGAGCGCGTCTCGATCGTGCGTGCGCTCGAGTCGACCGGTTGGAACAAGCAGGCCGCCGCGCAGGTGCTGGGCCTGCGGCGTCCCACGCTGTACTCGAAGATGCGCCGGCACGGCATTCCGCAGCGCCGCGCCTGAACGTTCCCCCGAAGACACGCTGTTCGCCCCGGCCGTCAGGCCCCCGCCGCAATTCCTCAAGGGGCGACCTCTAAGAGCCTGAAAGCACGCGGCTCGAATCCTGGCAGTGGACTTGCCTCCGGGCAGTGCCGGAGGTGGCCTTCATGCCCCGGATACTCCTCGTAGACGACGACCCCGCCTGGCGCAATCTGTATCGCATGGCGCTGGAGAGCAAGTTCGACCTGTTCGAGGCGACCGACGGGTATCAGGCGCTGTCGGTGCTCGGTGCGGTAAGGCCCGATGTGATCGTGCTGGACCTAAAGATGCCCCGGATGGACGGTATGGACTTCCTTCGTCGCCTGAGCCGACTGAGCCCTCGCCCCAGTGTCATCGTCTGCTCGGGTGCCTTCACCGAGGCTGAGCGCCCGCACATTCCGGGAGTTCACCTCGCCGCCAAGACGCCGGACCTCAAGGAGCTCTGGGCCGCCCTCCGTGCGGCGACGCCGGCGGCGACCGTCGCGGCGGCGGTCCCGGCGCGTGCGGCCGTTGCGGCCGAAGACGGGGTCTGGCGCGACTGACCTCGCTGCTCAGCCGGCAGGCACTGCCTTCGGTCCTGCCTAATTAATGGTCACATCGGCCCCTCGGTCCTCGAGGGGCGTTTTCGTCAATCGCCTGATTTTTCAACGCTCCCGTCGTGCCCGCTAGCGGCATGGGCAGTGCAGAGCAGGCCCGGGAGGTTCCAATGAAAAAGATCGAGGCGATCATCAAGCCGTTCAAGCTCGACGACGTCAAGGAAGCCCTGACCGGCATCGGGGTCATCGGCATGACGGTCTCCGAGGTCCGAGGGTTCGGCCGACAGAAGGGCCACACCGAGCTGTACCGCGGCGGCGAGTACACGGTCGACTTCCTCCCGAAGATCAAGGTCGAGGTGGTCGTCCCGGACAACCTGGTGGACAAGGTGGCCGGCGTCCTGGCCGCAGCGGCGAAGACCGGCAACATCGGCGACGGCAAGATCTTCGTGCAGCCGGTGGACACGGCGGTCCGGATCCGGACCGGCGAGCGGGACGAGAGCGCGCTTTGATGACGGCCCGAGGACACGCGGTGAGGAACGCGATGCTGGTGATCCTGTTCGTGGCGGTGGCCGTGATGCTCGCCCTGCTCGGCCCGGCGCTGGCTCAGACATCCGCCCCGGCGCCGACGGCCCCTGCGCCGGCAACCGGCCCCGCGCCCGCGCCGAAGATCGACAGCGGCGATACCGCCTGGGTGCTGATCTCCTCGGCCCTGGTCCTCCTGATGACCGCCCCCGGCCTGGCGCTCTTCTACGGCGGCATGGTGCGGCAGAAGAACGCGCTGGGTACGCTGATGCAGAGCTTCATCATCCTCGCCCTGATCTCGGTGCAATGGGTGCTCTGGGGGTACAGCCTGGCGTTCGGCCCCGACAAGGGCGGCATCATCGGCGGGCTCGAGTGGGTCGGCCTGAACGGAGTGGGCCAGGCTCCCAACCCCGACTACGCGGCGACGATTCCGCATCAAGCCTTCATGCTCTTCCAGATGATGTTCGCCGTCATCACACCGGCGCTCATCACCGGCGCCTTCGCGGAGCGGAAGAAGTTCTCGACGTTCATCGTCTTCATCCTCGCGTGGGCGACCCTGGTCTACGACCCGCTCGCCCACTGGGTGTGGGGCGTGGGCGGCTGGCTGCGCAACCTGGGCGCTCTCGACTTCGCCGGGGGCACCGTGGTGCACATCTCCTCGGGCATCTCGGCGCTGGCCGCGGCCCTGATCATCGGTCGCCGGAGGGGATACGGCCATCAGCCGATGCCGCCGCACAACCTGCCCTTCACGGTGATGGGCGCGAGCCTGCTCTGGTTCGGCTGGTTCGGGTTCAACGCGGGCAGCGCGCTGGCCGCCAACGGCCTCGCCGCGCATGCCTTCATGACCACCAACACCGCGACCGCAGCCGCCGCGCTCGGGTGGATGTTCACCGAGTGGGCGTCGCGCGGAAAGCCCACCGTCCTGGGGGCGGCCTCCGGGGCGGTCGCTGGCCTGGTCGCCATCACGCCCGCGGCGGGCTTCGTCACCCCGATGGCCGCCATCGTGATCGGCGCGGTGGCCGGCTTCATCTGCTACAACGCCTGCAACCTGAAGTCGAAGCTGGGTTACGACGACTCGCTCGACGTGGTCGGGGTCCACGGGGTCGGCGGGACGTGGGGCGCGCTGGCCACCGGCATCTTCGCCACCAAGCTCGTGAACGACGCGGGCGGCGACGGGCTGCTGTACGGCAACCCCAAGCAGCTCGGTGTGCAGGTCGTCGCGGTGCTGGTGACGTGGGTGCTCGGGTTCGTGATGACCACGGTCATCCTGAAGGTGCTGGACGCGACCATGGGGCTGCGCGTCACCGCCGAGGACGAGATGGCCGGTCTCGACCTCTCGCAGCACTCGGAAACGGCCTACGCGCTCGGCGGCTCCGCGGCGTACGGCGAGTACTCGATGGGCGGCAGCGGCCACGGCGCCTTCGAGAGCATGAAACCGGCGGAAGCCAAGGCGCGGCCGAGTCACTAGAAGACGGCGCCGGCTTGACGGGCTCGGAACAAACCACATATCGTGGGGGCCGGCGGGGCCCGCGAGGTCTCCGTCGGCCCTCGAACCTTCCCACCGACAAGGAGGCAGACGGATGACCCCGAAGGAAGTGCTGAAGATGGCGAAGGAGAAGGGCGTCAAGATCGTGGACCTGCGCTTCATCGATCTCCCCGGTCTGTGGCAGCACTTCTCGATTCCGGTTTCAGAGCTGAGCGAAGGAATCTTCGAGGACGGTCTCGGCTTCGACGGCTCGTCGAT
The sequence above is a segment of the Candidatus Methylomirabilota bacterium genome. Coding sequences within it:
- a CDS encoding ammonium transporter, giving the protein MTARGHAVRNAMLVILFVAVAVMLALLGPALAQTSAPAPTAPAPATGPAPAPKIDSGDTAWVLISSALVLLMTAPGLALFYGGMVRQKNALGTLMQSFIILALISVQWVLWGYSLAFGPDKGGIIGGLEWVGLNGVGQAPNPDYAATIPHQAFMLFQMMFAVITPALITGAFAERKKFSTFIVFILAWATLVYDPLAHWVWGVGGWLRNLGALDFAGGTVVHISSGISALAAALIIGRRRGYGHQPMPPHNLPFTVMGASLLWFGWFGFNAGSALAANGLAAHAFMTTNTATAAAALGWMFTEWASRGKPTVLGAASGAVAGLVAITPAAGFVTPMAAIVIGAVAGFICYNACNLKSKLGYDDSLDVVGVHGVGGTWGALATGIFATKLVNDAGGDGLLYGNPKQLGVQVVAVLVTWVLGFVMTTVILKVLDATMGLRVTAEDEMAGLDLSQHSETAYALGGSAAYGEYSMGGSGHGAFESMKPAEAKARPSH
- a CDS encoding response regulator; protein product: MPRILLVDDDPAWRNLYRMALESKFDLFEATDGYQALSVLGAVRPDVIVLDLKMPRMDGMDFLRRLSRLSPRPSVIVCSGAFTEAERPHIPGVHLAAKTPDLKELWAALRAATPAATVAAAVPARAAVAAEDGVWRD
- a CDS encoding P-II family nitrogen regulator; amino-acid sequence: MKKIEAIIKPFKLDDVKEALTGIGVIGMTVSEVRGFGRQKGHTELYRGGEYTVDFLPKIKVEVVVPDNLVDKVAGVLAAAAKTGNIGDGKIFVQPVDTAVRIRTGERDESAL
- a CDS encoding helix-turn-helix domain-containing protein, which encodes YFRINTVTVALPSLRERSGDIPLLAKSFLERFRIKHSREVEGIDPEAYRRLLSYSWPGNIRELEHAIERAVLVARGKEIALSDLPEPLQADPSPGGSAPPPGSLEEIERVSIVRALESTGWNKQAAAQVLGLRRPTLYSKMRRHGIPQRRA